The Bacteroidota bacterium genome includes a region encoding these proteins:
- a CDS encoding heparin lyase I family protein, protein MKKIIILFVFGTLIISCNKEKFFDGPDFFEDDFENYSALEDLLSDEDENWSFTQLTNENNIILVDTSKFHSGNRSLKFIAARSTNELLSKCSIAKQNMAFWEGETVRLSGWYFIEGTNALDWLFLFDLEEQTAIGAGPGMRLALVNNQLLVEYKFYESSILQPIGQEIDFPRNEWVEIVWEVKLSQKNEGTVKLWQNGILIIDTKNNRTLPKDLLYSQQGTKGMYSSVEIGITANSKDNDLTIWVDDIIFERIN, encoded by the coding sequence ATGAAAAAAATAATAATTTTATTTGTATTTGGAACACTGATTATATCCTGCAACAAAGAAAAATTCTTTGACGGACCCGATTTTTTTGAGGATGATTTTGAAAATTATTCTGCTTTAGAGGATTTACTTTCAGATGAGGATGAAAATTGGTCGTTTACACAACTTACAAATGAAAATAATATTATTTTAGTAGATACTTCGAAATTCCATTCGGGTAATAGATCATTAAAATTTATTGCTGCAAGATCAACAAATGAACTTCTTTCCAAATGTAGTATCGCGAAACAAAATATGGCTTTTTGGGAGGGAGAAACAGTGAGGCTTAGTGGATGGTATTTTATAGAGGGAACAAATGCACTGGATTGGTTATTTCTTTTCGACCTGGAGGAACAAACTGCCATTGGTGCGGGTCCTGGTATGCGACTTGCATTAGTAAATAACCAACTCCTGGTTGAATATAAGTTTTACGAAAGTTCCATCCTGCAACCCATAGGGCAGGAAATTGATTTTCCAAGAAACGAATGGGTGGAGATAGTTTGGGAAGTTAAACTCTCACAAAAAAATGAAGGCACGGTAAAACTTTGGCAAAACGGAATATTAATTATTGATACCAAAAATAATAGGACACTTCCAAAAGACCTTCTATATTCGCAACAAGGCACCAAAGGGATGTACAGCAGTGTGGAAATTGGAATAACAGCAAATTCAAAGGATAATGACCTTACGATTTGGGTAGATGATATAATTTTTGAAAGGATCAATTAA
- a CDS encoding ankyrin repeat domain-containing protein, whose protein sequence is MNKGYKLTKKLQKEFFNLIKDEEVDNSVKVAELINEFPELVNAEVSGMAKGIDGYSALMLAVRFYNINIAKILVSSGADVNFIDSSNVRIKHYPVFFDLIDSLRDFVGMKKNKEVQNSYELWDLMESHNLDYCMKSIIHDKVNRPENCIQAFIRLVGAKYKNRHLVHNETRYDPPNPYLNIFRFSEESRDKIMEEGFEKIAIRLIESTPVELIKELDANHYRGLSGAILPFYIENGFVDNFSLTVVNKLVLQKYGFEIKNMYDENYIKGYDKDLLLFKNKIA, encoded by the coding sequence ATGAATAAAGGCTACAAATTAACTAAGAAGCTTCAGAAAGAGTTTTTCAATTTAATTAAAGATGAAGAGGTGGACAATTCTGTAAAAGTTGCGGAATTAATAAATGAGTTTCCTGAACTTGTAAATGCTGAAGTGTCGGGCATGGCAAAAGGGATAGATGGTTATTCTGCTCTCATGCTTGCAGTTCGATTCTATAATATTAACATAGCAAAAATATTGGTTTCATCCGGTGCTGATGTAAATTTTATTGATAGTTCAAATGTAAGAATTAAGCACTATCCGGTATTTTTTGACCTTATAGATTCATTAAGGGATTTCGTTGGTATGAAAAAGAATAAGGAAGTGCAAAATAGTTATGAATTATGGGATTTAATGGAATCGCATAATCTGGATTATTGCATGAAATCAATTATTCATGATAAAGTTAATCGACCGGAAAATTGCATTCAGGCATTTATAAGACTGGTAGGTGCAAAGTATAAAAACAGACATTTGGTGCACAATGAAACCAGATATGATCCGCCAAATCCGTATCTGAATATTTTTAGATTTAGTGAGGAAAGCAGAGACAAAATAATGGAGGAAGGATTCGAAAAAATTGCTATTCGGTTAATCGAATCTACACCAGTCGAACTAATAAAAGAATTAGATGCAAATCATTATCGCGGTTTGTCTGGTGCAATTTTACCATTCTATATTGAAAACGGTTTTGTCGACAATTTCTCCCTTACAGTGGTAAATAAATTGGTCTTACAGAAATATGGTTTTGAAATAAAAAACATGTATGATGAAAACTACATAAAAGGGTATGATAAAGATCTACTCCTTTTTAAAAATAAAATTGCATAG